The following are encoded together in the Daucus carota subsp. sativus chromosome 5, DH1 v3.0, whole genome shotgun sequence genome:
- the LOC108223271 gene encoding probable glycosyltransferase STELLO1, with protein MLVQNRASPKQESPKLPTHHPNRSSPSKSLDFSTWVSDNLYKIFAIALLIVTVAALFFLRNVGDSAALLCFQSQSKALETVHFPQIDWSNIQTVADTTTPFANFRSDKWILVSVVNYPSDSLRNLAKIQGWQVLAIGSSKTPDDWFLKGTIFLSVEQQVKLGYRVVDYLPYDSYVRKSVGYLFAIQHGAKKIFDADDRGDVIDNDIGKHFDVELVGESARQEVILQYSHENVNRTVVNPYIHFGQRSVWPRGMPLENVGEIGHEEYYTEVFGGKQFIQQGISNGLPDVDSVFYFTRKPGLEGFDIRFDDRAPKVALPQGVMVPVNSFNTIYHSSAFWGLMLPVSVSSMASDILRGYWGQRLLWEIGGYVAVYPPTVHRYDRIEAYPFSEEKDLHVNVGRLITFLVSWRSNKHRLFEKILELSFAMAEEGFWTEKDVKFTAAWLQDLIAVGYQQPRLMSLELDRPRANIGHGDRKEFIPQKLPSVHLGVEEIGTVNYEIGNLIRWRKNLGNMVLIMFCTGPVQHTALEWRLLYGRIFKAVVILSEQKNVDLVVEEGKLDHVYKQLPNILNRFTSADGFLFLQDNTILNYWNLMQADKNKLWIPNKVSESWSSFQLPGDSDWYGKQAEMVKKVVTTMPVHFQVTYKESIKSDMSLTLCSSEVFYIPRRSVADYIDLVNLVGNLDIHQKVAIPMFFLAMDSPDNFDSVFNTMVYKQKQPSNSSTLYSPEAPAVHPWDVSSEQDFIKLIRIMAAGDPLLMELV; from the exons ATGTTGGTCCAAAATCGAGCAAGCCCAAAACAAGAATCACCAAAACTACCAACCCATCATCCAAATCGCTCCTCACCATCAAAATCTCTTGATTTTTCCACATGGGTCTCTGATAATCTGTACAAAATCTTTGCGATTGCTCTGTTAATTGTTACTGTTGCAGCCCTTTTCTTTCTGAGGAATGTTGGTGACTCAGCTGCACTTTTGTGCTTTCAATCTCAGTCCAAGGCTCTTGAAACTGTGCATTTTCCTCAAATTGATTGGAGTAATATACAAACAGTGGCTGATACAACAACCCCTTTTGCTAATTTCAGATCAGACAAGTGGATTCTTGTGTCTGTTGTGAATTACCCTTCTGATTCGCTTCGAAATCTTGCGAAGATCCAGGGCTGGCAAGTGTTGGCAATTGGGAGTTCCAAGACTCCTGATGATTGGTTCTTGAAAGGTACCATCTTTCTTTCTGTTGAGCAGCAAGTTAAGTTAGGGTATAGGGTTGTTGATTATTTGCCTTATGATTCTTATGTTAGAAAGTCTGTTGGGTATTTGTTTGCGATTCAACATGGTGCGAAAAAGATTTTTGATGCGGATGATCGTGGTGATGTCATTGATAATGATATTGGGAAGCATTTTGATGTGGAGTTAGTTGGTGAAAGCGCGAGGCAAGAGGTTATTTTGCAGTATAGTCATGAAAATGTGAATAGGACTGTTGTGAATCCGTATATTCATTTCGGGCAAAGGTCAGTCTGGCCTAGGGGAATGCCGTTGGAGAATGTAGGTGAGATTGGTCATGAAGAGTATTATACGGAAGTGTTTGGTGGTAAACAGTTTATTCAACAGGGCATATCTAATGGGCTTCCTGATGTTGATTcggttttttattttacaagGAAGCCTGGTTTGGAAGGTTTTGACATTAGGTTTGATGATCGTGCTCCGAAAGTGGCATTGCCACAAGGTGTTATGGTGCCTGTCAATTCTTTTAATACTATCTACCATTCATCGGCATTTTGGGGATTGATGCTTCCTGTTTCAGTTAGTTCAATGGCTTCTGATATATTAAGGGGTTATTGGGGACAGAGGCTTTTGTGGGAAATTGGTGGGTATGTTGCTGTTTATCCTCCAACTGTTCATCGTTATGACAGAATTGAAGCTTATCCGTTTTCTGAAGAGAAAGATCTTCATGTAAATGTTGGTCGTCTAATTACTTTTTTGGTCTCTTGGAGATCGAATAAGCAtagattatttgaaaaaatattggagttgagttttgcCATGGCCGAGGAAGGGTTTTGGACTGAGAAAGATGTAAAGTTTACTGCAGCTTGGCTCCAAGACTTGATTGCTGTTGGGTACCAGCAGCCAAGGCTCATGTCACTTGAATTGGATAGACCACGAGCAAATATTGGCCATGGAGATCGAAAGGAATTTATACCTCAAAAGTTACCGTCTGTTCATCTTGGGGTTGAAGAAATTGGAACAGTGAATTACGAAATTGGAAACTTAATTAGGTGGAGAAAGAATCTTGGGAATATGGTTCTTATAATGTTCTGCACTGGACCTGTTCAACATACTGCTTTAGAATGGAGACTTCTTTATGGAAGGATATTTAAAGCAGTCGTTATTTTATCGGAGCAGAAGAATGTAGACCTTGTTGTTGAAGAAGGCAAGCTTGACCATGTATACAA GCAACTTCCAAACATATTAAATAGATTTACAAGTGCAGACGGGTTCTTGTTCCTCCAAGATAACACTATTCTGAACTACTGGAACTTAATGCAAGCCGATAAGAATAAGCTCTGGATCCCGAACAAG GTGTCTGAGTCCTggagttcttttcaacttcccGGAGACTCAGATTGGTATGGGAAACAAGCAGAAATGGTGAAGAAAGTTGTTACCACTATGCCAGTTCACTTCCAAGTTACTTACAAGGAATCAATAAAGAGTGACATGAGCCTTACACTATGTAGCTCTGAGGTATTTTACATACCTCGTAGATCTGTAGCTGACTACATTGATCTTGTGAATTTAGTCGGCAATCTAGATATTCATCAGAAGGTTGCAATTCCCATGTTCTTTTTAGCAATGGACTCACCTGATAACTTTGACTCTGTCTTTAATACAATGGTGTATAAGCAAAAACAGCCATCTAATTCTTCAACATTATATTCTCCGGAAGCACCTGCCGTTCACCCTTGGGATGTCTCTAGTGAGCAAGACTTCATAAAGCTTATTAGAATAATGGCAGCTGGTGATCCCCTTCTAATGGAGTTGGTTTGA